From Lujinxingia vulgaris, a single genomic window includes:
- a CDS encoding hybrid sensor histidine kinase/response regulator: MLKRSLLIAAVVLTLVTLTTNYVTMQALSQLSEAREAETGSFRQLHLISDHLTRYLLAGDPDDGAAIEAHFATLAPHRELNAMLRAPDVDWEQVQQHLYTHRHAPLLSTSSATQLRLSRTLPRLRDIMVIWDEMAPHVDALEAIFVQSQQRWQQEPLPTHSERRELAMEARAHLDALFELQHQLHLHFNELSDEARNLFLLTNFLVYFGLTAGLAHRLLAYVRRRDAETSRVKAALHDNRAIYNAIIENSHEAVCVLEPDNLHVHHANPAFCALLDYRPDDLETLTLEHFDTSEFDDAAALLADFDSGPNAIREHLWRTCGGELKAVELSASQILRDGQLQWIVLIGRDLSEERRLQAHLTEVDRMAAVGLLASGVGHEINNPLAYIAANLDFVREHLSASPDPAHAPAIEAITEARQGADRVREIVGDLKHYATWEKISREDTADAEQVLDTTLRIAANQLRHRARVQRDYCGEALVRGSESRLGQVFLNLLVNAAHAIPEGRALDNLITVSTELRDRWVLVRVSDTGKGISEEDQKEIFSPFFTTKAPDEGSGLGLSICQHIVGGMGGRIEVLSAPGQGATFTLWLPRQCEEDSLEFTTDPAEVLDIDPQHRPLLLIIEDQVPVARALRRMLDDTFEVIHFERANDALAHLDETPACDAILCDLMMPQMTGIEFARELEAYHPDHLSRLIFMTGGAPGQSERRFMERRDIPCLDKPFEPDALRRLLLRHHPSPASTT, from the coding sequence ATGCTCAAACGCTCCCTCCTCATCGCCGCGGTGGTCCTGACCCTCGTCACCCTGACGACGAACTATGTGACCATGCAGGCCCTCTCCCAGCTCAGCGAAGCGCGGGAGGCCGAGACGGGATCCTTCCGGCAACTCCACCTCATCAGCGATCACCTCACCCGCTACCTCCTCGCCGGCGATCCCGACGACGGCGCCGCCATTGAGGCCCATTTCGCTACCCTGGCCCCGCACCGTGAGCTCAACGCCATGCTCCGCGCCCCGGATGTGGACTGGGAGCAGGTCCAGCAGCACCTCTACACCCACCGCCACGCCCCCCTGCTCAGCACCTCCTCGGCCACGCAGCTTCGCTTGAGCCGCACGCTCCCGCGCCTGCGCGACATCATGGTCATCTGGGACGAGATGGCCCCGCATGTCGACGCCCTCGAAGCGATCTTTGTGCAGAGCCAGCAACGCTGGCAACAAGAGCCCCTGCCCACCCACAGCGAACGTCGCGAACTCGCTATGGAGGCGCGCGCTCATCTCGACGCCCTCTTCGAGCTTCAGCATCAGCTTCACCTCCATTTCAATGAGCTCAGCGATGAGGCCCGCAACCTCTTTCTGCTCACCAACTTCCTGGTCTACTTCGGGCTGACCGCGGGACTAGCCCATCGCTTACTCGCCTACGTCCGCCGCCGAGACGCGGAGACCTCCCGGGTCAAAGCCGCACTTCACGACAACCGCGCCATCTACAACGCCATCATCGAAAACTCCCACGAGGCCGTCTGCGTGCTGGAGCCCGACAACCTGCACGTGCACCACGCCAACCCGGCCTTCTGCGCACTCCTGGACTACCGCCCCGACGATCTGGAAACCCTGACTCTGGAGCACTTTGACACCTCGGAGTTCGACGACGCCGCCGCGCTCCTGGCCGACTTCGACTCCGGCCCCAACGCCATCCGCGAGCACCTCTGGCGCACCTGCGGCGGCGAGCTCAAGGCCGTGGAGCTGAGCGCCTCGCAGATTCTGCGCGATGGCCAGCTCCAATGGATCGTGCTCATCGGCCGCGATCTGAGCGAGGAGCGCCGACTTCAGGCCCACCTCACCGAGGTCGATCGCATGGCCGCCGTAGGCCTCCTGGCCAGCGGCGTAGGCCACGAGATCAACAACCCTCTGGCCTACATCGCCGCCAACCTGGACTTTGTACGCGAACACCTCTCCGCCTCCCCCGACCCCGCGCATGCCCCGGCGATTGAAGCCATCACCGAGGCGCGCCAGGGCGCCGATCGCGTGCGTGAGATCGTGGGCGACCTCAAACATTACGCCACCTGGGAGAAGATCAGCCGCGAAGACACCGCCGACGCCGAGCAGGTCCTCGACACCACCCTGCGCATCGCCGCCAACCAGCTCCGCCACCGCGCCCGCGTCCAGCGCGACTACTGTGGCGAGGCGCTGGTGCGCGGCTCGGAGTCACGTCTGGGCCAGGTCTTCTTGAACCTGCTGGTCAACGCCGCCCACGCCATCCCGGAGGGCCGCGCGCTCGACAACCTGATCACCGTCTCCACCGAGCTGCGCGATCGCTGGGTGCTGGTGCGCGTCTCCGACACCGGAAAGGGCATCTCCGAAGAAGACCAAAAAGAGATCTTCTCCCCCTTCTTCACCACCAAAGCCCCCGACGAGGGCAGCGGCCTGGGCCTCTCCATCTGCCAGCACATCGTCGGCGGAATGGGCGGCCGCATCGAAGTCTTAAGCGCCCCCGGCCAGGGCGCCACCTTCACCCTGTGGCTTCCACGCCAGTGCGAAGAAGACTCCCTGGAGTTTACCACCGACCCGGCAGAAGTCCTGGACATCGACCCTCAACATCGCCCGCTCCTGCTCATCATCGAGGACCAGGTCCCGGTGGCACGCGCACTGCGGCGGATGCTCGACGACACCTTCGAGGTCATCCATTTTGAACGCGCCAACGACGCTCTTGCCCACCTCGATGAAACACCGGCCTGCGACGCGATCCTCTGCGACCTGATGATGCCTCAGATGACCGGCATTGAGTTTGCCCGCGAACTTGAGGCCTACCACCCCGATCACCTCAGCCGCCTGATCTTTATGACCGGTGGCGCCCCGGGCCAGTCCGAACGCCGCTTTATGGAACGCCGCGACATCCCCTGCCTGGACAAGCCCTTTGAGCCCGACGCCCTGCGTCGGCTCCTTCTGCGTCACCATCCATCGCCGGCGTCCACGACCTGA
- a CDS encoding peptidylprolyl isomerase has product MMIRTLLALLIALNLAVGCDSPPEPRVDSTPAESEAASAEEAAEETAEEATEEATEASDDQPAADTNAQAGASGDLAANNAALLHPDAANEEAPETFKINFGTTKGDFVVEVTREWAPRGADRLYNLVKIGYYDNIAFFRVIDGFMAQFGIHGDPRVNQIWRDARISDDEVKQSNERGYVSFATAGPNTRTTQLFINFGNNAQLDSMGFAPVGRVVEGMDIVDSLYKGYGEGAPRGRGPDQGRLQAQGNAYLKAEFPELDYTTEVRIVE; this is encoded by the coding sequence ATGATGATCCGCACACTCCTCGCCCTCCTGATCGCTTTGAACCTGGCAGTGGGCTGCGACAGTCCCCCCGAGCCTCGCGTCGACTCCACCCCGGCCGAATCCGAAGCCGCCTCGGCCGAAGAAGCCGCCGAAGAGACCGCCGAAGAAGCCACTGAAGAAGCCACCGAGGCCAGCGACGACCAGCCCGCTGCCGACACCAACGCGCAGGCCGGCGCCAGCGGCGACCTCGCTGCCAACAACGCCGCCCTCCTTCACCCCGACGCCGCCAACGAAGAGGCTCCCGAGACCTTCAAGATCAACTTCGGTACCACCAAAGGTGACTTCGTTGTGGAAGTTACCCGCGAATGGGCCCCCCGCGGCGCCGACCGTCTCTACAACCTGGTCAAGATCGGCTACTACGACAACATCGCCTTCTTCCGCGTCATCGACGGCTTCATGGCCCAGTTCGGCATCCACGGCGATCCCCGCGTCAACCAGATCTGGCGCGATGCCCGCATCAGCGACGACGAGGTCAAGCAGTCCAACGAGCGCGGCTATGTCAGCTTCGCCACCGCCGGCCCCAACACGCGCACCACCCAGCTCTTTATCAACTTCGGCAATAACGCCCAGCTCGACAGCATGGGCTTCGCCCCGGTCGGCCGCGTCGTCGAAGGCATGGACATCGTCGACAGCCTCTACAAAGGCTACGGCGAAGGCGCCCCCCGCGGCCGTGGCCCCGACCAGGGCCGCCTCCAGGCCCAGGGCAACGCCTACCTCAAGGCTGAGTTCCCCGAGCTCGACTACACCACCGAGGTTCGCATCGTCGAATAA
- a CDS encoding tetratricopeptide repeat protein: MQKKSNGNRGKTVSILIVAILALGASVFFIGRNTPAPDVSESKAPPEEERAPELATPPTTPAYADLDDPRAAQCEAGDAEACHELATSLAFDAERPEDLPISIELLTRACELERGQACHDLGLVYSQGVGVPKDPEQARQLLERACELGQEQSCTDARNIGAGTTLADYAPQWQQSCDEGDPQACLDLGIALLLNEDAADPTRAEELLMRACELDGAEGCLRLAELHEELGRPAAEVQARIEKACTADFGPACTALADRLKDAGAEQPRVDALYARACELDDVNGCSEHAVGLAKSGDLAAARTLWQEGCERWHGYSCFHHARSFLETASGQETSPEMIFGFERACALNVPVACYNLAIFYNTRQPNPDFARGRELLSRGCELGHLQACTFAAQMRSAGQGGPVDAAGAQDALERACELGDARACARAQP; encoded by the coding sequence ATGCAAAAAAAGAGCAATGGCAATCGCGGCAAAACAGTCAGCATCCTCATCGTAGCGATTCTGGCGCTGGGCGCCTCGGTCTTTTTCATCGGCCGAAACACCCCCGCCCCGGACGTCTCCGAGTCAAAAGCGCCTCCCGAGGAGGAGCGCGCGCCAGAGCTCGCCACCCCTCCCACAACCCCGGCCTACGCCGATCTCGACGACCCGCGCGCCGCACAATGCGAAGCGGGAGACGCCGAGGCCTGCCACGAGCTGGCCACAAGCCTGGCCTTTGATGCCGAGCGCCCCGAAGATCTGCCCATCTCCATTGAACTTCTCACCCGCGCCTGTGAGCTCGAACGCGGCCAGGCCTGCCACGACCTGGGCCTGGTCTACAGCCAGGGCGTCGGCGTGCCCAAAGACCCCGAGCAGGCCCGCCAGCTCCTGGAGCGCGCCTGCGAGCTTGGCCAGGAGCAGAGCTGCACCGACGCCCGCAACATCGGCGCCGGCACCACACTCGCTGACTACGCCCCGCAATGGCAGCAGAGCTGCGATGAGGGCGACCCACAGGCCTGCCTGGACCTGGGCATCGCGCTCCTGCTCAATGAAGACGCCGCCGACCCCACCCGTGCCGAAGAGCTCTTGATGCGCGCCTGCGAGCTCGACGGCGCCGAGGGTTGCCTGCGCCTGGCCGAACTTCACGAAGAGCTCGGCCGCCCCGCTGCCGAAGTTCAAGCACGCATCGAGAAGGCCTGCACCGCCGACTTCGGCCCGGCCTGCACCGCCCTGGCCGACCGCCTCAAAGACGCCGGCGCCGAACAGCCCCGCGTCGACGCCCTCTACGCCCGGGCCTGCGAACTCGACGACGTCAACGGCTGCTCCGAACACGCCGTAGGCCTGGCAAAGAGCGGCGACCTGGCCGCCGCCCGCACCCTCTGGCAAGAAGGCTGCGAGCGCTGGCATGGCTACAGCTGCTTCCACCACGCCCGCTCTTTTCTGGAGACGGCGTCGGGCCAGGAGACCTCCCCCGAGATGATCTTCGGCTTTGAGCGCGCCTGCGCCCTCAACGTGCCGGTGGCCTGCTACAACCTGGCGATCTTCTACAACACCCGTCAGCCCAACCCCGACTTCGCCCGCGGCCGCGAGCTCTTAAGCCGCGGCTGCGAGCTCGGACACCTCCAGGCCTGCACCTTCGCCGCCCAGATGCGCTCCGCCGGTCAGGGCGGCCCTGTCGACGCCGCCGGCGCTCAAGACGCCCTTGAGCGCGCCTGCGAGCTCGGTGACGCCCGCGCCTGCGCCCGCGCGCAACCTTGA
- a CDS encoding alpha/beta fold hydrolase — protein MSGLPLKWAIAGDGTSVAYRDSGGAGVPVVFTNGYATSTYYWDGLVEALGAEVRAITWDLRGHGRSKAARDPQSLTVAGCADDLRRVMDAAGVERAVLVAFSFGCQIVLEAWRLMPERVMGLVPILGPFERPFDTLISPKVGPQLYEVFRRVRPQWAGAMLKAGAWSGRMPGVHFAARLTGVVGRGVRAEAMRPFYETLGGIDAPSWHALGLAAQDHSARDLLETIDVPTLVIAGGRDVFSPGELGREMAAMIPGARLMWLEEATHTGLLGHPEPIAAAVRTYLKAFHTPPAPAVSRERADVVGA, from the coding sequence ATGTCGGGACTTCCCCTGAAGTGGGCCATCGCGGGCGATGGAACCTCGGTGGCCTATCGCGACAGCGGCGGCGCCGGGGTGCCGGTGGTGTTTACCAATGGCTACGCCACCTCGACCTATTATTGGGACGGGCTTGTCGAGGCGCTGGGCGCTGAGGTGCGCGCGATCACCTGGGATTTGCGGGGTCACGGGCGCTCGAAGGCCGCGCGCGATCCGCAGAGCCTGACGGTGGCGGGCTGCGCCGATGATCTTCGTCGGGTGATGGACGCCGCCGGGGTGGAGCGGGCGGTGCTGGTGGCGTTTTCGTTCGGGTGTCAGATCGTGCTGGAGGCCTGGCGGCTGATGCCCGAGCGGGTGATGGGGCTGGTGCCGATTCTGGGGCCTTTTGAGCGGCCCTTCGACACGTTGATCAGCCCGAAAGTCGGGCCGCAGCTCTATGAGGTGTTTCGGAGGGTGCGGCCGCAGTGGGCCGGGGCGATGCTCAAGGCAGGCGCGTGGAGCGGGCGTATGCCGGGGGTGCACTTTGCCGCGCGGCTTACGGGCGTGGTGGGGCGAGGGGTGCGTGCTGAGGCGATGCGCCCCTTTTATGAGACGTTGGGCGGGATCGATGCGCCGAGCTGGCACGCGCTGGGCCTGGCGGCCCAGGATCACTCCGCGCGCGATCTTCTCGAAACGATCGATGTGCCCACCCTGGTGATCGCCGGCGGTCGCGACGTCTTCTCGCCGGGGGAGCTCGGGCGGGAGATGGCGGCGATGATCCCCGGGGCGCGGCTGATGTGGCTGGAGGAGGCGACCCACACCGGGTTGCTGGGCCATCCGGAGCCTATCGCCGCGGCGGTGCGCACGTATCTGAAGGCGTTTCATACGCCGCCCGCTCCAGCGGTGTCGCGGGAGCGGGCAGACGTGGTCGGGGCCTGA
- the msrB gene encoding peptide-methionine (R)-S-oxide reductase MsrB, which yields MSDEREPKAKFEIERSEEEWREILGDEAYRVTRQCGTEPPFSGKYYNHKGDGVYACVACGAALFDSNTKYDSGSGWPSFYDAIDAQRVMTRQDRSHGMVRTEILCASCGAHLGHVFPDGPAPTGMRFCVNSAALNFEPREEG from the coding sequence ATGAGTGACGAACGTGAGCCAAAAGCGAAGTTTGAGATTGAGCGCAGCGAAGAAGAGTGGCGTGAGATTCTGGGTGATGAGGCCTACCGGGTGACTCGCCAGTGCGGCACCGAGCCGCCTTTTAGCGGGAAGTATTACAACCATAAGGGCGACGGCGTGTACGCGTGCGTGGCCTGCGGCGCGGCGCTCTTTGACTCAAACACCAAGTACGACTCGGGCAGCGGCTGGCCGAGTTTTTATGACGCGATCGACGCGCAGCGGGTGATGACACGCCAGGATCGCTCGCACGGGATGGTCCGCACCGAGATATTATGCGCGAGCTGTGGGGCGCACCTGGGCCACGTCTTCCCCGATGGGCCGGCGCCGACGGGCATGCGTTTTTGTGTGAACTCGGCGGCGCTCAACTTTGAGCCGCGAGAGGAGGGCTGA
- a CDS encoding GAF domain-containing protein yields MEAPLMRGQSRADRRARYREVAERLHALLDGERDEVAMLATVVCELHHAFEDFDWTGFYRVTSPGLLKVGPYQGGHGCLTIPFERGVCGRAARTAQVQLVEDVLADEAHIACSATTRSEIVVPVCLADGEVVAVLDVDSDRPAAFDEVDAAELGAICAMLGARLGGSCAVRAPGS; encoded by the coding sequence ATGGAGGCGCCGCTGATGCGGGGGCAGTCGCGCGCGGATCGTCGGGCGCGCTACCGGGAGGTCGCCGAGCGCCTGCACGCGCTGCTCGACGGGGAGCGCGATGAGGTTGCGATGCTGGCCACGGTGGTCTGTGAGCTGCACCACGCCTTTGAGGACTTTGATTGGACAGGGTTTTACCGGGTGACCTCGCCAGGTTTACTCAAGGTTGGGCCTTACCAGGGGGGGCACGGCTGTCTGACGATTCCCTTTGAGCGCGGGGTGTGCGGGAGGGCGGCGCGCACCGCGCAGGTGCAGCTGGTGGAGGATGTGCTGGCCGATGAGGCGCATATTGCGTGTTCGGCCACGACGCGCTCGGAGATCGTGGTGCCGGTGTGCCTGGCCGATGGCGAGGTGGTGGCGGTGCTCGATGTGGATTCGGACCGGCCGGCGGCTTTTGATGAGGTCGATGCGGCGGAGCTCGGCGCGATCTGCGCGATGCTCGGCGCTCGCCTGGGTGGATCATGCGCGGTGCGAGCGCCCGGGAGCTAA
- a CDS encoding dipeptidase: MGILDLHVDSIIQQRLFGYDLRKKHRRGIGGQPLFWHADIPRMIEAGYSGACLGVHYWPVEREGGWRELKKQIAYLDALSEADERVERVWGAGGWAATEEGAGRLGLGPGVEGAHMLNGKIERVRELAEYGVGYLTLTHFSANSAATPSMGRGANERDGLTAFGRRLVEELNRYGVVVDLAHVNNPCVLDACAVSQAPVMCTHTGAKGVFEHPRNISDRAIDAIAKTGGVMGVIFAPRYLSGRWRATSEVALDHLDYFVKRVGVEHVALGSDYDGWLPTILADHHDCRDIQTMIEGMRQRGYSDEAIAKISEGNARRVFGEVARRASEAPVREMSASEAPGG, encoded by the coding sequence TTGGGGATTCTGGATCTGCACGTCGACTCGATCATTCAGCAGCGCCTTTTCGGCTACGATCTGCGAAAGAAGCATCGCCGGGGCATTGGCGGTCAGCCCCTGTTCTGGCATGCGGACATCCCGCGGATGATCGAGGCCGGCTACAGCGGGGCGTGTCTGGGGGTGCATTACTGGCCGGTGGAGCGTGAGGGGGGCTGGCGCGAGTTAAAGAAACAAATCGCCTACCTCGACGCGCTCAGTGAGGCCGATGAGCGGGTGGAGCGGGTGTGGGGAGCCGGAGGATGGGCCGCCACTGAGGAGGGGGCGGGGCGTCTGGGGCTTGGGCCGGGCGTAGAGGGGGCTCACATGCTCAACGGGAAGATCGAGCGTGTGAGGGAGCTCGCTGAGTATGGCGTGGGGTATCTGACTCTGACCCACTTTTCAGCCAACTCGGCGGCGACGCCCTCGATGGGGCGAGGGGCCAATGAGCGCGACGGGCTCACCGCCTTTGGTCGCAGGCTGGTGGAGGAGCTTAATCGCTACGGGGTGGTTGTGGATCTGGCGCACGTGAACAACCCCTGCGTGCTCGACGCGTGTGCGGTGAGCCAGGCGCCGGTGATGTGCACGCATACCGGCGCGAAGGGGGTGTTTGAACATCCGCGCAACATCAGCGACCGGGCCATCGATGCGATCGCCAAGACCGGCGGGGTGATGGGAGTGATCTTTGCGCCGCGCTATTTGAGCGGGCGCTGGCGGGCGACAAGCGAGGTGGCGCTCGACCACCTCGACTACTTTGTAAAACGGGTCGGGGTGGAGCATGTCGCGCTGGGATCGGATTACGACGGATGGCTGCCCACGATCCTGGCCGATCACCATGACTGCCGCGACATTCAGACGATGATCGAGGGGATGCGCCAGCGCGGGTACAGCGATGAGGCGATCGCGAAGATCAGCGAGGGCAACGCCCGGAGGGTCTTTGGTGAAGTCGCCCGGCGGGCCAGTGAGGCGCCGGTCCGTGAGATGTCGGCCAGTGAGGCGCCGGGGGGCTGA
- a CDS encoding HEAT repeat domain-containing protein, with translation MKLFLIALTLLSLLATGASAEPAAQPSNTTAPGVSDDAKADSDAHIEEAVVMLLSQHHRAPTLKQLLGLTPRARVFVERIARDESAFAFHRERALIALGYWADDATFEYLTGLLNDPQTDESLLHTLLPLLANSFGERAVGPLTPFVLEHENVQVRISAAAALGRLNSDEAFKILDIAIEQEPNPIARQRIEDAAARLR, from the coding sequence ATGAAACTCTTTCTGATCGCACTGACCCTGCTCAGCCTTCTGGCCACCGGCGCCAGCGCTGAGCCCGCAGCGCAGCCCTCCAACACCACCGCCCCCGGCGTCAGCGACGACGCCAAAGCCGACAGCGACGCCCACATCGAGGAGGCAGTCGTGATGCTCCTCTCCCAGCATCACCGCGCTCCCACGCTCAAACAACTTCTGGGCCTGACTCCGCGCGCCCGCGTGTTTGTCGAGCGTATCGCCCGCGACGAGAGCGCGTTTGCCTTCCACCGCGAGCGCGCGCTCATCGCGCTGGGCTACTGGGCAGACGACGCCACCTTTGAGTACCTCACAGGCCTGCTCAACGACCCGCAGACCGATGAGAGCCTGCTCCACACGCTGCTTCCGCTGCTGGCCAACAGCTTTGGCGAGCGCGCCGTCGGCCCGCTCACGCCTTTTGTGCTGGAGCATGAAAACGTGCAGGTGCGCATCAGCGCGGCCGCCGCGCTCGGGCGCCTCAACAGCGACGAGGCCTTCAAGATCCTCGACATCGCCATTGAGCAAGAACCCAACCCCATCGCCCGCCAGCGCATCGAAGACGCCGCCGCGCGCCTGCGCTGA
- a CDS encoding CYTH domain-containing protein — MGTEIERKFLVGDESWRAHIRRSQPMAQGYLASSPETTVRVRVAGDAAFLTLKGPVKDLARAEFEYEVPVEEAREMLALFCEGHRLEKVRHEVEVGAHLWEIDEFTGENQGLIVAEVELQIADEAFERPVWLGAEVSGMPRYYNSQLVVRPFARWSEAEQRGER, encoded by the coding sequence ATGGGCACCGAGATCGAGCGAAAATTTCTGGTGGGCGATGAGAGCTGGCGCGCGCATATTCGGCGCAGCCAACCGATGGCGCAGGGCTATCTGGCGTCGTCGCCGGAGACGACGGTGCGGGTGCGGGTGGCCGGCGATGCGGCGTTTTTGACGTTGAAGGGCCCGGTCAAAGACCTGGCGCGTGCGGAGTTTGAGTATGAAGTCCCGGTGGAAGAAGCCCGCGAGATGCTCGCGCTCTTCTGTGAGGGGCATCGGCTGGAGAAGGTCCGCCATGAGGTTGAGGTTGGCGCGCATCTCTGGGAGATCGATGAGTTCACCGGTGAGAACCAGGGGCTGATCGTGGCCGAAGTTGAGCTGCAGATCGCCGATGAGGCCTTTGAGCGGCCGGTGTGGCTGGGGGCTGAGGTCTCCGGGATGCCGCGTTATTATAACTCGCAGCTGGTCGTGCGCCCTTTTGCGCGCTGGAGTGAGGCCGAGCAGCGCGGTGAGCGTTAG
- a CDS encoding OAM dimerization domain-containing protein, giving the protein MAVVGRVGATPPDLTRVRPYGDTLDDGQVQTSFTLPVPCGEEAREAARMVARKMGLEDPQVYHMQDLGEGYTYFLVYGRFTEAIDFTQIQVAKVESERMDFYAINAFIKEQIGRKVTVLGACTGTDAHSVGIDAIMNMKGYNGEYGLERYPMINAYNLGMQVRNEDLIAHAVEKQADALLVSQVVTQKDVHIKNLAELIDMLEAEGLRQKMVVVCGGPRISHELALELGYDAGFGAGTTAPDVASYFVQEIVARGLA; this is encoded by the coding sequence ATGGCAGTAGTGGGACGAGTGGGGGCGACGCCGCCCGATCTGACGCGGGTGCGGCCCTACGGAGACACGCTGGACGATGGCCAGGTGCAGACGAGCTTTACGCTGCCGGTGCCGTGCGGGGAGGAGGCGCGGGAAGCCGCCCGGATGGTCGCGCGTAAGATGGGGCTCGAAGATCCGCAGGTCTACCACATGCAGGATCTCGGCGAGGGCTACACCTACTTTCTGGTGTACGGGCGATTTACCGAGGCGATCGACTTTACGCAGATTCAGGTGGCGAAGGTCGAGAGTGAGCGCATGGATTTTTATGCGATCAACGCCTTCATCAAAGAGCAGATCGGTCGGAAGGTGACGGTGCTGGGCGCCTGCACCGGCACCGACGCGCATTCGGTGGGCATTGACGCGATCATGAATATGAAGGGCTACAACGGGGAGTATGGCCTGGAGCGCTACCCGATGATCAACGCGTACAACCTGGGGATGCAGGTCCGAAACGAAGATCTGATCGCGCACGCCGTCGAGAAGCAGGCCGATGCGCTGCTGGTCAGCCAGGTCGTCACCCAGAAGGACGTGCACATCAAGAACCTGGCCGAGCTCATCGATATGCTGGAGGCCGAGGGATTGCGCCAGAAGATGGTCGTGGTCTGCGGCGGGCCGCGCATCTCCCATGAGCTTGCGCTGGAGCTGGGCTACGACGCGGGCTTCGGGGCAGGGACGACCGCGCCGGATGTGGCGAGTTATTTTGTGCAGGAGATCGTGGCGCGCGGGCTGGCCTGA
- a CDS encoding pentapeptide repeat-containing protein, whose translation MSDNLASLIRRANPQAFHSELRSRQERDASSTISLEGQTFRELTLTGFDFSELDLTNCAFENCTLSEVRFKDAILDGAFFDGVTLLHCHFEGGSYEGWALDASTLSRCSFDQVVIGDNEWTDCRLNECELEGLAAQGWMMERVTFKGGRWQNVSIDGGDWSHVTLRELIVDATTITDVDAKNCYYVEVALRGTELPEGFLEKSGRRKAL comes from the coding sequence ATGTCCGATAACCTGGCGTCCCTGATCCGAAGAGCAAACCCCCAGGCCTTCCACAGCGAGCTGCGCTCCCGTCAGGAGCGCGACGCATCTTCGACTATCTCCCTCGAAGGCCAGACCTTCCGCGAGCTCACGCTCACCGGCTTCGACTTCTCGGAGCTCGACCTGACCAACTGCGCCTTTGAGAACTGCACGCTCAGCGAGGTGCGCTTCAAAGACGCCATCTTAGACGGCGCCTTCTTCGATGGCGTCACCCTGCTGCACTGCCACTTCGAAGGCGGCAGCTACGAGGGCTGGGCGCTCGACGCCAGCACCTTGAGCCGCTGCTCCTTCGACCAGGTCGTCATCGGCGACAACGAGTGGACCGACTGCCGCCTCAACGAATGTGAACTCGAAGGCCTGGCCGCCCAGGGCTGGATGATGGAGCGCGTCACCTTCAAAGGCGGCCGCTGGCAGAACGTCTCCATCGACGGCGGCGACTGGTCGCACGTCACCCTGCGTGAGCTCATCGTCGACGCCACCACGATCACCGACGTCGACGCCAAAAACTGCTACTACGTCGAGGTGGCGCTGCGCGGCACCGAGCTCCCCGAGGGCTTCCTCGAGAAGAGCGGGCGGCGCAAGGCCCTCTAA
- the secG gene encoding preprotein translocase subunit SecG has product MQTLLLVIHVIVSFVIVVTILLQSGKGGGMGSGFGGAAAVGQQIFGGRGAATFLGKLTVALGATFFVTSMALAWYSSRPQSALDLSQTAGETPQSQVEQIIEEGGSGSAPAPAPANEAPVELNVESPEEAAPAPAEEAPAEEAPAPAEIAPTPAEEAP; this is encoded by the coding sequence ATGCAAACCTTATTGCTCGTCATCCACGTTATTGTCAGCTTCGTTATTGTCGTCACGATCTTGCTCCAGTCGGGCAAGGGCGGCGGCATGGGTTCCGGTTTTGGAGGTGCCGCGGCGGTCGGCCAGCAGATCTTCGGCGGGCGAGGCGCGGCGACCTTTCTGGGCAAGCTAACCGTGGCGCTGGGCGCGACCTTCTTTGTGACGAGTATGGCGCTGGCCTGGTACTCCAGCCGTCCGCAGTCGGCGCTGGACCTGAGCCAGACCGCCGGTGAGACGCCGCAGTCGCAGGTCGAGCAGATCATCGAAGAAGGCGGCAGCGGTTCGGCGCCGGCTCCTGCTCCGGCCAATGAGGCTCCGGTGGAGCTCAACGTGGAGTCGCCCGAAGAGGCGGCCCCGGCTCCGGCCGAAGAGGCTCCCGCCGAGGAAGCTCCGGCCCCGGCCGAGATCGCGCCGACCCCGGCAGAAGAAGCTCCGTAA